One Anaeromyxobacter diazotrophicus genomic region harbors:
- a CDS encoding CBS domain-containing protein, whose product MQQPDEAAPAAESGVRTLRVGDFMTRELVTLKETDDLALAEQMLRLGAIRHLPVVRDGKLVGLVTQRDLLRASATRPARTTAASEIMVREPVTVSPTTSLVRAARVMLERKYGCLPVCGDDGALLGIITEADFVRFAADMVQDLDLVAEAVQGSTRA is encoded by the coding sequence ATGCAGCAACCCGATGAGGCGGCGCCGGCGGCGGAGAGCGGGGTGCGCACGCTCCGCGTGGGCGATTTCATGACCCGCGAGCTCGTCACGCTGAAGGAGACCGACGATCTGGCGCTCGCCGAGCAGATGCTGCGCCTGGGCGCGATCCGCCACCTCCCGGTGGTGCGGGACGGGAAGCTGGTCGGCCTCGTCACCCAGCGCGATCTCCTGCGCGCCTCCGCGACCCGGCCGGCGCGCACGACCGCCGCGAGCGAGATCATGGTCCGCGAGCCGGTGACGGTCAGCCCGACCACCTCCCTCGTCCGCGCCGCGCGCGTGATGCTCGAGAGGAAGTACGGCTGCCTGCCGGTCTGCGGCGACGACGGCGCCCTCCTCGGGATCATCACCGAGGCGGACTTCGTCCGGTTCGCAGCCGACATGGTGCAGGACCTCGACCTGGTGGCCGAGGCGGTGCAGGGCTCGACGCGCGCCTGA
- a CDS encoding universal stress protein: MKRILVGIDGSEPATKAAQMATEIAMRFGAKLTLAYVVPRLVLPPDAYGLTTADVEADHRAYAEKLLAHAEGQLAESGVQADTLVLSGAPAECLAEAAQASDVDLVVAGSRGRGAVARMLLGSVTDRLVHISPKPVLVVR; this comes from the coding sequence ATGAAGCGCATCCTGGTGGGGATCGACGGCTCCGAGCCCGCGACCAAGGCGGCGCAGATGGCGACGGAGATCGCGATGCGGTTCGGGGCGAAGCTGACGCTCGCCTACGTCGTTCCGCGGCTGGTCCTGCCGCCGGACGCGTACGGACTGACCACCGCCGACGTCGAGGCCGACCACCGCGCCTACGCCGAGAAGCTGCTCGCCCATGCGGAGGGCCAGCTCGCCGAGTCGGGCGTCCAGGCCGACACGCTCGTCCTGTCCGGCGCGCCCGCGGAGTGCCTGGCCGAGGCGGCCCAGGCGAGCGACGTCGACCTGGTGGTGGCGGGCAGCCGGGGCCGCGGCGCGGTCGCGCGCATGCTGCTCGGCAGCGTGACCGACCGCCTGGTGCACATCAGCCCGAAGCCGGTCCTGGTGGTGCGGTAG
- a CDS encoding CBS domain-containing protein produces MPQTTHPAGRGRDLSVMTLEIAGAASTRTLSAVLCPREQRAKPLDDCLPCVDSQGEARDPGARPGFVECLGEGPARAAPAREPGDPEASLADRTPVQAVMTRVVIAVQADLPLERARALFLERGIGGAPVVDDAGKPLGILSKTDLLRAGAGRPGGTVADEMSRNVLTLPEQAPISEAAALLAAEGVHRAPVVGREGRVVGIVTVLDLLRWLAQQDGQLMPSGHSLQAR; encoded by the coding sequence ATGCCCCAGACCACCCACCCGGCCGGGCGCGGCCGCGACCTCAGCGTGATGACGCTCGAGATCGCGGGCGCCGCGAGCACGCGCACCCTGTCCGCCGTGCTCTGCCCGCGCGAGCAGCGCGCCAAGCCCCTCGACGACTGCCTGCCGTGCGTCGACAGCCAGGGCGAGGCGCGCGATCCGGGCGCGCGCCCGGGATTCGTCGAGTGCCTGGGCGAGGGCCCGGCGCGGGCGGCACCGGCGCGCGAGCCGGGCGATCCCGAGGCCTCGCTCGCGGACCGGACGCCGGTGCAGGCCGTGATGACGCGGGTGGTGATCGCCGTCCAGGCCGACCTGCCGCTCGAGCGGGCCCGGGCGCTGTTCCTGGAGCGGGGGATCGGCGGCGCGCCGGTTGTGGACGACGCCGGCAAGCCGCTCGGGATCCTCTCCAAGACCGACCTGCTGCGCGCGGGCGCCGGGCGCCCGGGGGGGACGGTGGCCGACGAGATGAGCCGGAACGTGCTCACCCTGCCGGAGCAGGCGCCCATCTCCGAGGCGGCGGCGCTGCTGGCGGCGGAGGGCGTCCACCGCGCGCCGGTGGTGGGGCGCGAGGGCCGGGTGGTCGGGATCGTCACCGTCCTCGACCTGCTGCGCTGGCTCGCCCAGCAGGACGGGCAGCTCATGCCCTCCGGCCACAGCCTGCAGGCACGCTGA
- the tatA gene encoding twin-arginine translocase TatA/TatE family subunit: MFGLRLPELLLILLAVLLLFGGNKLPQLGKGLGESVRSFRRALREAKSDEPEPAAKEETTVRAK; encoded by the coding sequence ATGTTCGGTCTCCGACTCCCAGAGCTGCTCCTCATCCTCCTCGCCGTGCTGCTGCTCTTCGGCGGCAACAAGCTGCCCCAGCTGGGCAAGGGCCTCGGCGAGAGCGTCCGGAGCTTCCGGCGCGCGCTCCGCGAGGCGAAGTCCGACGAGCCCGAGCCGGCCGCCAAGGAAGAGACGACCGTCCGCGCGAAGTAG
- a CDS encoding Crp/Fnr family transcriptional regulator has product MLSTAPVNDCNVCSLGVASAGRCRFTPTAREAGATLCAQGERPRTVYFVKEGFVSLSAVSPRGSEVLLTLRGPASLLCTESLRGDPSPYEVRALSRVKLCGIAGDQMSSWVGPDRSPARAVLDLLLTEGKLQRDEVNYRQGDCLSRVARFALAHARFLADRPNAVRKQVVARLLGMRPETLSRCLTRLERDGVVDASRGVRVLDPRRLAAIATEDANA; this is encoded by the coding sequence GTGCTCTCGACCGCGCCGGTGAACGACTGCAACGTCTGCTCGCTTGGCGTAGCCTCGGCAGGGCGTTGCCGGTTCACCCCGACGGCGCGCGAGGCGGGGGCCACGCTCTGCGCCCAGGGGGAGCGGCCGCGCACCGTCTACTTCGTGAAGGAGGGCTTCGTCTCGCTCTCCGCCGTCAGCCCGCGCGGGAGCGAGGTGCTCCTCACGCTCCGCGGCCCGGCCTCGCTCCTGTGCACCGAGTCGCTGCGCGGCGACCCCTCGCCTTACGAGGTGCGCGCGCTCTCGCGGGTGAAGCTGTGCGGGATCGCGGGCGATCAGATGAGCAGCTGGGTCGGCCCCGATCGGAGCCCGGCGCGCGCGGTGCTCGACCTCCTCCTCACCGAGGGCAAGCTGCAGCGCGACGAGGTGAACTACCGGCAGGGCGACTGCCTGTCGCGGGTGGCGCGCTTCGCCCTGGCGCACGCGCGCTTCCTCGCCGATCGCCCCAACGCCGTCCGCAAGCAGGTCGTGGCGCGCCTCCTCGGGATGCGGCCGGAGACGCTCTCGCGCTGCCTCACCCGCCTCGAGCGCGACGGGGTGGTCGACGCCTCGCGCGGCGTGCGCGTCCTCGACCCCCGCCGGCTGGCGGCCATCGCGACGGAAGACGCGAACGCCTGA
- a CDS encoding molybdopterin molybdotransferase MoeA, with product MDKLDRIRLAVMEGLAPLPTERAPLAAAGGRWLAHPVAAVRPAPPETCSAMDGWAVRSADVHGAARLRAGRTIFAGELPGAPLAPGEAIRIFTGAPLPPGADAVVREEAAREAAGEVELRDAARPGENVRLAGEDVAAGGLALDAGRRLGPRQLALLAAVGVEEVQVVRRPRVALLSTGDEVLSGRTPDSNGVALAGALRALGADVAPERVGDDLDRLAAALERALASADAVVTIGGVSVGAHDHVRAAVERAGGEVRVHGVPMKPGKPFLFALAREKPVFGMPGSPSACLVAFEVFARPALLALAGAARRFRRALALPLAEPAGGRPGRARFLWAAVEDDGRVRPIGRDAAQVRGPALADALVRLPEATGELPAGAPVETWLLEEEAR from the coding sequence ATGGACAAGCTGGACCGGATTCGCCTGGCCGTGATGGAGGGCCTCGCGCCCCTCCCGACCGAGCGCGCCCCGCTCGCGGCGGCGGGGGGCCGCTGGCTGGCGCACCCGGTCGCCGCGGTCCGTCCCGCGCCGCCCGAGACCTGCTCCGCGATGGACGGCTGGGCGGTGCGCTCGGCCGACGTCCACGGCGCGGCGCGGCTGCGCGCGGGGCGGACGATCTTCGCGGGCGAGCTCCCGGGGGCGCCGCTCGCCCCAGGCGAGGCGATCCGCATCTTCACCGGCGCCCCGCTGCCGCCGGGCGCGGACGCGGTGGTGCGCGAGGAGGCGGCGCGCGAGGCCGCGGGCGAGGTCGAGCTGCGGGACGCGGCGCGCCCGGGGGAGAACGTGAGGCTGGCGGGCGAGGACGTCGCGGCGGGGGGGCTCGCGCTGGACGCCGGGCGGCGGCTCGGTCCGCGCCAGCTCGCGCTGCTGGCCGCGGTCGGCGTGGAGGAGGTCCAGGTCGTGCGCCGCCCGCGCGTGGCGCTCCTCTCGACCGGCGACGAGGTGCTCTCCGGCCGCACGCCGGACTCGAACGGCGTGGCGCTGGCGGGCGCGCTCCGCGCCCTGGGCGCGGATGTGGCGCCCGAGCGCGTCGGCGACGATCTCGACCGGCTGGCGGCGGCGCTCGAGCGCGCGCTCGCGTCGGCCGACGCCGTGGTGACGATCGGCGGCGTCTCGGTGGGCGCTCACGACCACGTCCGGGCCGCCGTGGAGCGGGCCGGGGGCGAGGTCCGGGTGCACGGGGTGCCGATGAAGCCCGGGAAGCCGTTCCTGTTCGCCCTCGCGCGCGAGAAGCCCGTCTTCGGCATGCCCGGGAGCCCCTCCGCGTGCCTGGTCGCGTTCGAGGTCTTCGCGCGCCCGGCGCTGCTGGCGCTCGCCGGCGCCGCGCGGCGCTTCCGCCGCGCGCTCGCCCTGCCGCTGGCCGAGCCCGCCGGGGGCCGCCCGGGCCGCGCGCGCTTCCTGTGGGCGGCGGTGGAGGACGACGGGCGGGTGCGCCCGATCGGCCGCGACGCCGCCCAGGTGCGGGGGCCCGCGCTGGCCGACGCGCTCGTCCGGCTGCCCGAGGCGACGGGAGAGCTCCCCGCCGGCGCGCCCGTCGAGACGTGGCTGCTCGAGGAGGAGGCGCGGTGA
- the mobB gene encoding molybdopterin-guanine dinucleotide biosynthesis protein B produces MKRPPVLAFSGASGSGKTTLLVKLIPALRARGLAVAALKHSGHEHPFDRPGKDSARLRGAGALAVALSGPREVAYFGPPRRALAELVALLPPCDLVLAEGFKRERVPRVEVHREAIDRAFLCARDRGVLAVVSDVEPPRPLPWFAAREVEALAEWVARWAKGGERALALPRKRAQRSTRSSDEVRENGMARTTTKKTGARRGRAGARASGPKRRRATSRARASGGGATVREAGRKGGRRTLERRGPEFYSRIGRKGGKSSGGSRRAAAAARAGRSASRKGGRSSRTR; encoded by the coding sequence GTGAAGCGCCCGCCCGTGCTGGCCTTCTCCGGGGCGAGCGGCTCCGGCAAGACGACCCTGCTCGTGAAGCTCATCCCCGCGCTGCGGGCGCGGGGCCTCGCCGTGGCGGCGCTCAAGCACTCCGGCCATGAGCACCCGTTCGACCGCCCGGGGAAGGACAGCGCCCGCCTGCGCGGGGCGGGCGCGCTGGCGGTGGCGCTCTCGGGCCCGCGCGAGGTCGCCTACTTCGGGCCACCCCGGCGCGCGCTGGCGGAGCTCGTCGCGCTGCTGCCGCCCTGCGACCTCGTCCTGGCCGAGGGCTTCAAGCGCGAGCGCGTCCCCCGGGTGGAGGTTCACCGCGAGGCGATCGACCGGGCGTTCCTGTGCGCGCGCGACCGGGGGGTGCTGGCGGTGGTGAGCGACGTCGAGCCGCCCCGCCCGCTGCCCTGGTTCGCGGCCCGGGAGGTGGAGGCGCTGGCCGAGTGGGTGGCGCGCTGGGCGAAGGGGGGCGAGCGCGCGCTTGCCCTCCCCAGGAAGCGTGCTCAACGTTCGACTCGCAGCTCAGACGAGGTGCGGGAGAACGGCATGGCGAGGACCACCACCAAGAAGACGGGCGCCCGCCGCGGCCGCGCCGGCGCGCGCGCGAGCGGCCCGAAGCGGCGCCGGGCCACGAGCCGCGCCCGGGCGAGCGGGGGCGGCGCCACGGTGCGCGAGGCGGGACGCAAGGGCGGCCGCCGCACGCTGGAGCGGCGGGGGCCGGAGTTCTACTCCCGCATCGGCCGCAAGGGCGGCAAGTCGAGCGGCGGGTCGCGCCGCGCCGCCGCCGCGGCGCGCGCGGGGCGCAGCGCGAGCCGCAAGGGCGGCCGCAGCTCGCGCACCCGCTGA
- the fliS gene encoding flagellar export chaperone FliS, with product MNPTRRYAQAQTETASPERLMVLLFEAALRHMRSGATALDQGRHADANQALARAGDIVAELDSTFDAARHPKLGEQLGQIYTFVSERLLLANARRDAGLAREAERVFAPVADGFARAVQQLQAEQAGAARP from the coding sequence ATGAACCCGACCCGCCGTTACGCCCAGGCCCAGACCGAGACCGCCTCCCCCGAGCGCCTGATGGTCCTCCTCTTCGAGGCGGCGCTGCGCCACATGCGCAGCGGCGCCACCGCGCTCGACCAGGGCCGGCACGCCGACGCGAACCAGGCGCTGGCGCGGGCGGGCGACATCGTCGCCGAGCTCGACTCCACCTTCGACGCCGCGCGCCACCCGAAGCTGGGCGAGCAGCTGGGCCAGATCTACACCTTCGTCTCGGAGCGGCTCCTGCTCGCCAACGCGCGGCGCGACGCCGGGCTGGCGCGCGAGGCGGAGCGCGTCTTCGCGCCGGTGGCCGACGGCTTCGCGCGCGCGGTCCAGCAGCTCCAGGCCGAGCAGGCCGGGGCGGCGAGGCCGTGA